AGCGAGCACGTTTAACATGTCTCAAGCTATGGTTTCCACTCCCGTCTTTTTCGTTTTGTCTCTGCATCGTGTATCTTTCTTGtccttccatttttttttttttggttggaTATTTATGTCAACACATTTACATTTCtgtgaaatttttaatattaaaataattgatgataCAAAAGTactgaattttaaaatgaatattactaataacaataaataaattagggaGCTATAATAGGGGCAGCAGGGACCCATTTATGAATGGGTGAACAGTTCCATTCTCTCGTGTCTTTGCTGTAGGACACCCTAAAATTCTTAGGAACCCAACTTTCTCCTTTCATACCTCTTTCTCTCAccatcttcttctctctttcttccacaccttccttttcttctcttgcTTTCTCCCATTCATTCCTCATTATGGCTTCACTCAACTCACCCCAAACAACAGCTGATTCACTTGTCAACACATCCTGCATGTGACAATCACGACAACAACAAAACCTTTTGATGGTCAAATTATCTAAAAGCAAGTAAAATTACAATTAGTAAACTCTACTGATAGTATATTAATTCATGCTGCCAATTGCTGGTCGTTTCTGTAAAGTACCAAACTTATAACATATGATTAATTGTTAGTGTTAACTATACCCATCTGAATTTTAACTTTGCACAATGACAGAGATTATGAATGTACATCTGTATCTGCTTGGGTATGCAGAAGTCTTTCCTACAGTACATGTGTTTGAAAAGGGACGTGTGCTCTGAATTACAGTGTAATATTTTCTCCCAACCAAACCAATGTCAACACGTCGATACAATTAAATGATTGATGTGAtatgttaacaaaattatacttctataaaaaaaatcaaaataagataaGAACAAGATATTGTTAATGATTATTGATTGCTGTAGGACTCACTAAAACTGAAGCACATAGTGATGTTGTGCGAGGAGGTGCTCTACcgtatttaattgttttttatgtgtTGCTATCATTTgagtttctttttcattgtcATAGGGAAAAAAGAGCCACAATTTATGACttcttttttaagtttcaaaagGATAAACTGATGAGGACATACAAAAGAATACTGTTGGACTGTAAAATTAACCAACTATTCAAAACTTAGAATCAAATTACAAccataattacttttaaattttgacaatctaatagttaaattaaaagtttttatcaAATAAGTAAGCCTGCaggtttttataattatttgatagtCATCAAATAAAATCACCTTGATATAAAACAAAGTTGATATCTTTATTGTATGATCATCTGGTCAACCACAAGTTGATGGACAATTACCAAGTTTGCGGTAATTACCAAGTCAGACAATAACTAACAGGCCAGACAGCAAGTCATCAACCCAGACGGTCAATTACCAAGCCGTCAGCAAATCAACTGATTACTAAACCGGACAATCTCAAACCACTacttataaattttgtgatgaatttttaattaagattagtCTAATTATGGTCCAAACATAACTAATCATACTTTAACCTTAAGTAAAAGGGTTTTGGATTTGATCTACTTTGTTTAGACGGTCTAGTCTGGTGATTGGCCATCCAAACTGTTTTCTGGCTGTCTAACTTGTTGATTTGCCACGAGCTTGGTAGTCTCGATTGATGTCCGATCTGTTAGTTAAACTGTCCGGATTGGTAATTGCCACTGACTTGGTAGTTGACCGTCCAGATTAATGACTTGTCATCTGGGTTGGTAGGTTTCACCGACTTGGTAATTGACTATCAGTCACTTTTGGATTAACTTGTttcttttatacaattttacTTGTGTTTATATTCTATTGAAAAGAACAAATTTTTCTTCACTCTTAAAGGGGATGATTTATCTAAAGCACATTCTTCTAATTGCTAATCAGAAAAGGCTTATGCAGGCCATGCCTGGAATTGATAAATGTCAGGGATGTATAAATATAACTAACTAAAGTTCACAAGCAAATGGAGACAGAACAGAGGTTAATTACCTCTGCATTCTTTATGATAGGTGTTTTGAGGCCTGAAATGACTTCTTTTGCATCATATATCACCCTGACTTCTCCACTGGTTGTATCCTTCACTTGAACGGTCCtgcataatttaatttcataagaaacGTGTCACCTATAATCATCATGTGTAGCATAATATCTTCAAAAAACCAAGACatgttaaagtattatttttctacaCAAAAGTTAAAGAATTGTAGAAAAGAATtctatgaaataaatgaattttaaatcatagagatggaagaaaaataaatgaatgttGGAGGGACTATACACTTACTTATCCCAATGACCATCAACTTCGTAGagaactttgaataatgatgGGTCAAGGATCTTCCCTTTGATCAATTTGCGATTTCCCCCAAATCCTAAAAGCGAGTAACTTGATGTGTACGATATTTCAGCAACAAGACCTGTCTCAGGGCACCGTATATTAACATTGCCAACCCAGTCCATCCGAGGAACAGGAAGAATTCTAATTGAAAGGCGAGGACaattcatttcatatgtttCCCCATGATTTAGGAGCTTCAGCATCCGTTTACCATGCACTTCTGTTTCAATGGATGTGCCTGCATATTTAGTTTGAAATACTCTCATGAATTTACAGAACATGGCTGCTGAATAAGGAGCTAGCATTTACTTCCAGAACAGGTTCACTAAAGTACTTGTTCAAGGTCATTGTTGACCAATATAAGCAATGTTTTGCGTGGATTCAACCATGGCATAAGTCAGAAGAACATGTAAAGATTCCACACCCAATTTGCCCATCTAGAGGAAGACTATAAATTGTACCAGTGACATCTGAATGAAATGCAGCACTTGATAGAATGCATGGTGGAACTACTTTTACCCCATGCTatgttataaataaatgcaTCTTTCCAATACTCGCAGCCATTTCATTAGTTAAAATTCAGCAGAAATGACGGAATGATGAGTGTGACTCAACAAATAAGAAGTGAAATTCCCACACATTTATGATTTGTAATAGAGTTTAAAAAATGTGAAGAGTGTACTGCGAACATATGTTCCTTTGTTAATTCTTTCTTATATCTCGTAATTGGTCTATGAATGAACCACAAAAATTAGCTGCATGCCGAAAACTGAAAGCTACGACAACCATTCTGGAAGTTCACTGTGAAGACCTTAATTAGGAATTGGAGAAGAATTGTATAGCAATGGTACATTTCAGTTTCTAAACTGTGTTAGTGTAGATTTGAGTTACTAATGATCCTAGAAAAAAAGGTGAAGGATACCACGAAATTTTGGAACAGGTTGCTGCCACCATATCATTTCAATGTTTTCCTTCTCATCTGTTGCATGGAGGGCAGACACAGGAGGGTTGACTGAAACCTGCAGACACAAGAAGGTGATAATGTTATTGTATTGTATCTAACACGTTGAATGAAGAGAGAGTCCAAATTTGAGCCTAATGTGACTATAGTGTTGAGGACAAATTGAGAAGCAACTAGTACCTGCTCCAGTAGGACATTGAGATAGCCCTTAGAAACATGGTGTGTCTCTCCAAGAATAGGATTATAAGGAGCCACACCAAAAGATGAAGGGCGTGTGGTAGATATGCTCCATGCTACCACAGATGTGAACCTGTCCACTGGACTCTGCTCACTGTTGCATTTGCTCAGCAAGTTGGAAGATGTGCAATACACTGATTCACCATAGCATTGGAGTTGAGATTTTGGCAAATTAAACACAGGCGGCAGCTGGACACAACACAAAATACATCAATCTATTAGACAGTCATCATTAATTTTTGCTAAAAGTTTAAGCTTTAAAATTGTATtcacaattataattttcagTCTTTCTTATTGCACAACATTATAGgcaaatgtaattaattaatataatcgaTGTTTTAAGAAATGTGTCTAAATAGATTCATAGAATAGAATATGTCGAGCAATTAAAACTTGAGTAATCTCCTTGAAGCATTTTATGTAAATTGGGTAGGTCTAGATGAAGCTGAAAGTTAGTGTAAGAGAGAACTTGCCTGGAAGTTTGTGAGATCTGATCCTGGCCGCACGTTCTTGAGTAAACTTAACAAGCGACGTAGGAGATTGGGAGCTCTATAAAACGGTTCTGCGTCAGATTCGCCTTCTATTGAGAAGGGTTTggtcaaaacaatttttttagctTCCTTCCCTTTCGCAACCTCCATTTCCCACCTAACCTTAAACATTTACCATTCTCTGTgtatagattaaattaaaaatacatttagagttatttaaaaaagattaataattcaaaatatgagCAAATAATGGTAAcctttataattattaactacgatattaaattatttttaaaaactgataaTAGAAGAGAGTTTCTTACATCATTCGTTCGTTgtcttttattctctttttattttaatttcttcattttaaaaaacctataattttagttcaatcctttatttttatattttaattaacttctttaagaatatcaaataaataacttgttttttctacttttgaaaattgTAACCAGAGTTGGTACCAAAAATAGTCTACAGTCTTGAGTGATGAGAGAACGAATACcaaccttctttttttttgttcctcGTTTCGTTTTCACGTGGCTTAAGGTGACATGACAGCAAGCGCATAGAATATTATAATAGCATTATGTTGCGTGATTAACCAAAATGTCTACACACAATGTAGTGTGCATTCATATGAATACCACtcatttgaaacattaaaaccACCCTTTGGAGGTGCCGGAAAACAGCCATAGGAAACCAACCTTATAAGAATCGAAACTCATTTCAATCTAAAACAGTTATCACAGTATGATATTGATCGGGTGCACACAGCACAAGCATGAGCAATCACACGTGGAAATAGTTGAGAAGCACAGGACATACCTTGCACGGTTGTGATTGAGTTTatcaagaagatgaagaagaagcggAGTTTGGCAATAGATTGGATGAAGTGAGATGTGAGAAAAACTACGTAAGAACTCAAACTTTTGcttctttaataatttgattgaaTACGGAAACAAACTTTTTTGTTTGGGCCAATGATGGAAGTATTGAGAGTAAGGgttttcttcttgcacctccaatattgtttcctgcatccccaaatttttttaaattccttAACTgaccttaaattatttttttttactaggataaaaataaatttttgtccCTCTTCTTATATTTACCCCACCCACCAAGACTCATCCCTCACACTTTCTTCCTAACTCTAGCACTACACCTCCTTAACAACAGCAACTCCTTCTCAACTTTTTCTCATCCTTTACACCCTTTTACCCATTACTTTGACCTCTCTTCCATACACCCCATCTTCAAAAGCAAGCAAGATCatttactaaatttattattctttttattatatattagagATAATAATCGTGAAGAtggaaaatttataaattttttgtcaAACTAAATGTTCAAAATTATAGTAGAAAtcgaaacaaatttaaaaaattaaaattaataaattatgaaaaatatcaaatttcaaaattcggttaaaaaaatattaaatttaaaaattgtaaatctTATTAAACAAcgtattaaattttaaaatttgaatgacACTACCtaatagatttcaaaatctatttcaAATGTATACCAGATCTTAAAATTCTATCAAAAAAGttactaaatttcaaaattatatatatatatatatatatatatatatatatatatattaattttttaaaacttttttttaattatctttaatgGTTAATGATTtggttagtttatttatttatttattttatgtgttcttgttttatttattatttttaaatttagttaattgtTAGGTGTATtggttttaatatttgtttgaatttatttgttatataaatgacaAGAACATGAGGTTTTTCTACATATTAAATTGAGAGTTTTACATAAGGTGAAACTAGAAGGAGACTATGACATTTCATAGGAGGGATCATGATGGTAAAGTTGAAAAAATCACAATATTGGTTGGTTTTGAAGTTGACGAGCATCAGGATGATGTTATTGAGCACGACAAGATGTTGTTCACTAAGATGATGAAGTGGTTAGATATCGAGGAGGTCCACACAAAACTTTTTTGTCAACAAGTTGTGTTGATCATGTTGTATATGCATTATGGAAAGGTTAGTTTAGtaattttttaggttttgatAATTGATgacttgtttaaatttttatatgcaATTATTATTGTAGGATCGATGGGAGATAAACTTGGTCTCtcatggaaaaaaaattaaataaatttagagaatgtcatatatacaaaatattatgtGTTAAATTATGGTTTAATGCCTTTATGCAATAATTTGTGTGATTCTACCGATAAGGAATTGACATTGGCGTTCGTTGAGAGACGACATAGAGAGACAAATAGTTTCTATGTCCATGTTGGTGAGATGACTGTCACACTAAATGAGTGTCCACATTGTTACATTTATATATAGTGGGACAATTTTGTCTGAATAAACTCTTAGACTTTGAAGCGACTTTGAAAACTCTCATGGATCTTTTAGGCATAAACCACACGAGGGCTACATCTGAGCTCAAGCAATATCATGGTCTCCACGTAAAATTGAGTTTATTGAGAGACATATATAACAACAATTGTCTTTAAAGATTTGCACTCATGTGGGGTATATGTGTGGGGAGTTGTTACACTTACCCACTTATACGAGTAACTTGGAAATGCTAACTTTGCAAAGATAGAGCAATTAGCTATATATGATCTTTCACAAATACACATATATCTTGcactttgattttctttattatttcattatcgaaatacatttttacttttttgtagAGTTTGATATATGAACACTTCCCTAGGATGGAAAAGAAGTAACTGCTAGCAAGTTATGATGAGGCTAGACCTTGGGCTACACGTTTTTTGACAGGAAGGCAGATTTTCAACCTACACAAGGTTAGGCCATAATTAGATGCTTTGATATATGATTTGGTGATTTGAGCCCTATATATGGATCACATTGATTAGGAAATGTGTTCTTTGACTTCATTAGGGTGAGTGAGATTGCACACGGTCATTTGTTCGAACGTGTGTTAAGGCAATTTGGGTATTAGAAGCTTATCTCACACTTGCCAAATGATGTTACAAAAAGACTTGGCAACTATTGATAGTTGTTAGTTACACTTCACCGAGCATATGTTGGTTAATGTCACAACAACCTCCTCTCCATCTGCTTGTGTTTAGGGACACCTTTCGTTGTTCAAAATATTATCTCATCCTTATGTTATTCGTGTTGTTTAGGACGATTGACTGAGTCTCGTACCTTGACTTCATCGACATCTCTTATATGACATTCTAATGAGAAAGAGGCTAGAGTCAGGATCCAGTTTATTGGTGTGTAACCAaacaatgtttatatatttatgttatgaAACGACGTTAATAAATTTGTCGTTGTTGTTATTCCAGGGTACTATCAAACACATTGTGGCCATTTTATAGAGAATTAGTGATTGTcataatataagtaaaaaaactAGGACCAAACTAACAACACATTGCAGATAACTCGTGAGGCGTTTGAAGAACATGACCTCAACAATACAGAAGGTCGTGATAGACATTCATCTACATTTAGCTAGGAGTGTGcttatttaatgatattttgacatatgTTTATCAGCATCTCCGTTTAAAGActattatgtttaattaaatgtgtaaaattaatttaattttttttaaatatttgttttctccaaaagatcaaataaaacattcaaatatgatataataaagaaaaatattttttaatattattttggtgtgacaaaacttattttatgtattctcaaaaattaacatttttttacataatttttttaaaattatttgagaaaattaacatttattattttaaaatttttaatattttttgataaaaaatttcttatcaaacaaatattttttagatatgataattattaattatttttaaaaaaaatataattatcaaataagTCAAAGACTTAATAtgatacaaatttataaaaaaagattgaattatcaaataaatCTGTGGTTTggcataataattattaatttttaaaaatataattatcaagtAAGtctaaaaattaactaaataaaaatttacaaaataaaaattttaattatctattaaattctAGACATGAGacttaacataattaataatgataaaaaaatcctctaattttaatattaaactttgtaatttgattttcacaacaattaaaacataaaaatgtgatttgaaatttaaaatatgcaacataagaaaacaagaatataagataaatatagacataaacacaaataaaaggttaaaaaagaaaaagacagaaATGCTCATTTCCAGCCcgacattaaaagaaaaaattgttataagtCTAACCCATATAACTAAAGGCCACGGGTGCAAACCTAACAGAAGAAGGGATTCAATCAAAGGAATGGAGAGATTGAATGGGTCAATCCCAAATTAAtttctgattttaatttttctattattattattattacatattattattattattattattattattattattattattatttattattattatatttcttatttatttatcttattctgaaaatattttttaaaaaaactttagaaGCTCCATTCCTCGTCACAAACATCTTATCCTCCATTAATCTCATCAGCCATCACCAGCCATGGTCAACCTATTTTCGCGAACCAGTACCGTGAAAACCTTCATACCACCGTGAAAACCTTCACCATGAAAACCCTCGCGCCACCGCAAGAAGAAGCCAAATCGCACGAATCCAAATCGCGGCACAAAACGCGAACAACCAACAGCGTAACCAACGCACCTCCATCAACGAACCTGGCGTCTCCTCCATAGCAACCACCGTGACCAACTGCAGAGAAAAACCCCAAAAACACGAACCCTAAATCGCGCCTTCTATGGCCACTGgtttacatttttcatttgtGATTTCTGGTGTTAGATTGCAAATTTTCTCATTCTAATGGCTCTGTTTAactcttttattcttatttaaatgTTCATTGTATTCTGATGAACTCTGGACTATGAATTCTTACTTTCACAActataaatcataaaaagttGTAACAGAAAGACAGAAGAAATACAGTAAAAGGTAAGCAATAATACACACCAAATTAGTTGAAAACAATGCTATTAATGAGATCAAACAAGTAAATAGATGAACCTGCTTTgattcttcctttttcttgcagaaatattcttctttctttctttttttaaaattttcttagaACTTTAGCCtttcttttctctgtttttggaatgaatttttaaaaatcctCCTCACGGTAAGCTTATATCATACTCCCCTTTTCGTTCCCTTGTGACCTGTTTTTATTATCAttgttttatcaaaatttgtCATGCTTCTTATCTCCAAATAGCCAAAACGTGAAAAAAAACGTGCTGAGGGAAGAACAAAACACCACATCCCATTGTAACATGTGCCTAGAAAAAAAAGTGGGCCCGTGaagcccaaataaaaaaaaagaaataataaaaataaaagaatggccaaataatttttaattacttttttatttaattactctCTCACTATCACAACAGTTGCAATCAAATTTCACGAATTCAAACTTTAAATGCATTTATATAGAAATTACAGTTAAAACATTGATAGTCCTGGACtatataatttttgtgttaaattgATAATTATATCCATTATatcatatgaaatttaaaaaacatacttaaaactttataaattacACTTCATACTTAATGAGccatttagtttttattaataacaGTACTCCtctttaattaagaataattacaaatttcatattatcttcctttttctccaatAGACCCTTCAACAtcctttgaagaaaatataaaataaaaaatataaatgcatCTTAAAATAGTGAAAGAAGTAGGACAATTATTAAGATACCGTGGGAGAATTAagaattattattgtaattaaatttctGTTCACAAATCTTTTCACATAAAATCTTGTCAAGagcatgaaatttatttatacatgtGTTAAATAGAAACTTCAATTAGTTATCCAAATATTCCTTAAACTGTTGAACATATAGATTTGCTTGAGGAGTTGGAGTTGGAGTTGCTACTATTGTGTCACTGATTAAACCACTCAGAAGTCTAtcattaaaaacatgttttaggATTCTAGGATTCAGCCAccttaaattgttattttcagCCACTGGTATGCATAGTAGtaaataaaaggagaaaacGTACTATGTTAGGTGGaacataataatactaaaaaaacaaaatgcaagAAGTAAATAATCATGTCCTTTAACCAGGTCTACTAACAATCATATTGTATTCAAAGGAAGACGTAATTTGGTTTCAAACTATGACTACTGCTGAAATAAGAGCCAGGGACTTGAACTTGCGAACAGCTTTGGTAAAATTTACGCTGTGGCATTGATACTTTATGTTATAGTACTAATTATTTGATGTATTACACATGCAGTAAGCAAGATACTTTTGGGGAATGAGGCAGATACAGGGAAAAACTTGTGATGAAGCATTACAACAAATTACTAGACCATATAAGCAAAACTTTATGTGGAAGAAACTAGGAGTCACCCCCTACACCTGCTTACCTTTACATTACATTACACCTATTcatgatttaatattatatatatatatatatatatatatatataatttagacgAATAAATGTAGCGCCATACCTTATTCCCCACAAGTTACAAAGAATAGTACAAGCAACACTGCTTTCCTTTGCTGACCAAACTAAGCTATGACATCTATCTTCGGTATCCATTGGCCAGAACAGGAATCCTCACCTTGTGCCCTCTGTTCCCTTTCATCAAAACCTCTCCAAAACTATAGGTTCCTCTCACTGACCGAACTGTCAGTGTCACTGAAAACTGTCGCGATGCACCTGCTTTGATAGTCATTGCCGGAGGGTTGACTTCAATGGCAACAGCCGGCTCCATTCTGGCCGTGATCACATAGGTTTCTTCTTCGGCGACATTTGTGACCGTGCGTGTGACAACTTGAGTTCTCACCAGATGGGAAATTGTGATAGAAGGGGTGTTTAAATTTGATGGCTTGCCCATGGTGGTGTTACATGGTGTGTGAGTGTAGTTCCTTATCTCATGAATGTCAATACCCGGTGTTGTGCACAAGAAGCCCAGATAGTCCTTGTATCCTGCAATATTGATTAAGCAAATTTCTTAGATATAATTGAAATACGCTGAGTAAAAGTTGTTTACACTGTTATCCAATCATGGACTGCTATTTAAGTCAAAATTGAGTTTTGTAATTATGacctttttttaatgtattgtAATAATGACTTTCATATTTAAGGTGATTTTATATATCATAACCACTATCACTATGCTTTGGTTGTACCCGTTgttttaatactaaaatttatttcagcCTCCCAATATTTGAGTAAATAGACAACTGCAGAAATTCCCAGCTTTGGTTAAAGAAATTTAACAATCGATTTTAAGTAGAATTCTAtccatgttatttttttttcttctttttataggGATTCTTTCAAGTAAACTTCTCTTGAACAACTGAACCAGCCAAAAAATGGCTTCAAGTTCATGGAGTTTTACCAGGATTAATCAAATACGTGTATACAAGTTAAACTTGCTGCTAAGACAAAGAAATAGTTATACTAGGGAAGAAGAAATCATACCTGCATCAAAGATGAGTCCAGGGTCCAAGGCAGCTGTTGGATCAACATGTCCACTCCCATAATCAAAAGGAGTAGCTTTGACCAGCTTCATAGCTTCTGATTCAGATGTTTGCTGGGCAAGAAGAGGATTCCCTGCTCTGTCTAGAGTTGTTGATGTTGTCATCAAGGCTGATTTAATGGCAGCAGGGCTCCAATGAGGATGCTTCTGCTTTATAAGAGCAGCTATTCCAGCTATATGTGGTGCAGACATGCTAGTTCCAGAGATCATGGCAAACCCCTCACCtgcacaagaaaaaaaaaaaaactgctatcaattatatgatatataatatattaccTAGTTTTTCTTCTAGTTTTGTCCTAGCCCTCCTTAAtgcatttattcttttaatatgaggaaatcaaacacattttcCCATAATTTAGAGCATCAATTAGTAGGAATTAAAATTATCCATAAGTAATCTCAAAACaaagagaaaccctaaaaatcagTATCTAATATTCCTATGTAGAGCATATTAGTTTGACAGGTTTTATTGTACAATGTacatgttcttttctttttaccaagAGGCTCTCTTGTCCAGGCCATGGGGTTGAAATGTATAATTGTAGGTAGAAGTTTTCAAGCAACCACACAAAAAACACACTTTAGTCAAGTCATTACTTACCAACATAATTTGGCTCATCAGTTCCATTTGGACACCAAGCAGCCCAAATCAATGAACCAGGAGCTAATATATCTGGTTTGAGAAGATCTGCCTCTTGGAAACTGAAATCCTTTATATTTGGTCCTCGTGCAGAGAATAATGCCACCTGTGGTGCAGATTTATGCAGAATAGGCATTAAACCATCACCAATTTTACCTGTACCTTCAAACCTCTTTACCCGTCCAGTCCAATCTCTTGGTGTagtgatattataataatttataagctcctgaaaaataacaatttgaaagTACTAAATCACGTGATAAATAGTTCATACTTTATGATcgtaaacaaaaacaaatattattgatgaaaatgtagaaaaataagataaaaatcaGTGGTAACTGAGATGAGTACTAGACTGTGGAATAAATTATAGGCAAAGAGAAAATCAACTTAGCATTGAACTAAGTCTAAACCTACATAGATATACCAGTACAGATGAATTTGATTACCTTTGAATAGCTGGCATCTGTGACGAGAATCCCAGGAAGGCCGACAGGGACTGGATCAAATTTTGTTCCTGGGGAAACATTTTCAACACAAAGAACAAACCCAACTGCACCAAGGGCCTTTGCTGTTTCTGAGACTTTCTTGATTGATGCAGTGCCAACAACAAAATTGAAGGAATAACCACAGAGAAGAATATTTCCCTTTATCAAGTTCTTGTTTAAAAGTTCTGGTCTCTGGCAATCTGTGGGGCTGTACCTCATAACTGAAGAATCTAGCAACACATCATTTGCAGCAACCAATGTATATGTTTCGTTCAAATGTGTGGAAGCTGGAGAAGCCATTATGCATATTTTAGCAACATAGATTTggtattgaatatttaaatta
This genomic stretch from Vigna radiata var. radiata cultivar VC1973A chromosome 7, Vradiata_ver6, whole genome shotgun sequence harbors:
- the LOC106765785 gene encoding oxysterol-binding protein-related protein 4C isoform X2, with protein sequence MFKVRWEMEVAKGKEAKKIVLTKPFSIEGESDAEPFYRAPNLLRRLLSLLKNVRPGSDLTNFQLPPVFNLPKSQLQCYGESVYCTSSNLLSKCNSEQSPVDRFTSVVAWSISTTRPSSFGVAPYNPILGETHHVSKGYLNVLLEQVSVNPPVSALHATDEKENIEMIWWQQPVPKFRGTSIETEVHGKRMLKLLNHGETYEMNCPRLSIRILPVPRMDWVGNVNIRCPETGLVAEISYTSSYSLLGFGGNRKLIKGKILDPSLFKVLYEVDGHWDKTVQVKDTTSGEVRVIYDAKEVISGLKTPIIKNAEDVLTSESAVVWGELSEAIMRNEWEKAREEKEGVEEREKKMVRERGMKGESWVPKNFRVSYSKDTREWNCSPIHKWVPAAPIIAP
- the LOC106765785 gene encoding oxysterol-binding protein-related protein 4C isoform X3 produces the protein MEVAKGKEAKKIVLTKPFSIEGESDAEPFYRAPNLLRRLLSLLKNVRPGSDLTNFQLPPVFNLPKSQLQCYGESVYCTSSNLLSKCNSEQSPVDRFTSVVAWSISTTRPSSFGVAPYNPILGETHHVSKGYLNVLLEQVSVNPPVSALHATDEKENIEMIWWQQPVPKFRGTSIETEVHGKRMLKLLNHGETYEMNCPRLSIRILPVPRMDWVGNVNIRCPETGLVAEISYTSSYSLLGFGGNRKLIKGKILDPSLFKVLYEVDGHWDKTVQVKDTTSGEVRVIYDAKEVISGLKTPIIKNAEDVLTSESAVVWGELSEAIMRNEWEKAREEKEGVEEREKKMVRERGMKGESWVPKNFRVSYSKDTREWNCSPIHKWVPAAPIIAP
- the LOC106765785 gene encoding oxysterol-binding protein-related protein 4C isoform X1 gives rise to the protein MQETILEVQEENPYSQYFHHWPKQKSLFPYSIKLLKKQKFEFLRSFSHISLHPIYCQTPLLLHLLDKLNHNRARWEMEVAKGKEAKKIVLTKPFSIEGESDAEPFYRAPNLLRRLLSLLKNVRPGSDLTNFQLPPVFNLPKSQLQCYGESVYCTSSNLLSKCNSEQSPVDRFTSVVAWSISTTRPSSFGVAPYNPILGETHHVSKGYLNVLLEQVSVNPPVSALHATDEKENIEMIWWQQPVPKFRGTSIETEVHGKRMLKLLNHGETYEMNCPRLSIRILPVPRMDWVGNVNIRCPETGLVAEISYTSSYSLLGFGGNRKLIKGKILDPSLFKVLYEVDGHWDKTVQVKDTTSGEVRVIYDAKEVISGLKTPIIKNAEDVLTSESAVVWGELSEAIMRNEWEKAREEKEGVEEREKKMVRERGMKGESWVPKNFRVSYSKDTREWNCSPIHKWVPAAPIIAP
- the LOC106768532 gene encoding subtilisin-like protease SBT2.5 isoform X2 yields the protein MRLLEFGCVLVVVSALLVSGDAEIYIVTVEGEPIISYTGGISGFEATAVESDEKIDTESELVTSYARHLEKKHDMLLGLLFEEGTYQKLYSYRHLINGFAVHISPEQAETLRRAPGVKSVERDWKVRKHTTHTPQFLGLPTGVWPTGGGFDRAGEDIVIGFVDSGIYPHHPSFATHNAEPYGPVPKYRGKCEADPDTKRSYCNGKIVGAQHFAQAAIAAGAFNPIIDFASPLDGDGHGSHTASIAAGNNGIPVRMHGHEFGRASGMAPRARIAVYKALYRLFGGYVADVVAAIDQAVYDGVDILSLSVGPNSPPAATRTTFLNPFDATLLGAVKAGVFVAQAAGNGGPFPKTMVSYSPWIASVAAAIDDRRYKNHLMLGNGKILAGIGLSPSTHLNETYTLVAANDVLLDSSVMRYSPTDCQRPELLNKNLIKGNILLCGYSFNFVVGTASIKKVSETAKALGAVGFVLCVENVSPGTKFDPVPVGLPGILVTDASYSKELINYYNITTPRDWTGRVKRFEGTGKIGDGLMPILHKSAPQVALFSARGPNIKDFSFQEADLLKPDILAPGSLIWAAWCPNGTDEPNYVGEGFAMISGTSMSAPHIAGIAALIKQKHPHWSPAAIKSALMTTSTTLDRAGNPLLAQQTSESEAMKLVKATPFDYGSGHVDPTAALDPGLIFDAGYKDYLGFLCTTPGIDIHEIRNYTHTPCNTTMGKPSNLNTPSITISHLVRTQVVTRTVTNVAEEETYVITARMEPAVAIEVNPPAMTIKAGASRQFSVTLTVRSVRGTYSFGEVLMKGNRGHKVRIPVLANGYRR